In Zingiber officinale cultivar Zhangliang chromosome 3B, Zo_v1.1, whole genome shotgun sequence, a single window of DNA contains:
- the LOC122054852 gene encoding auxin-responsive protein IAA17-like, with product MQRLMSSTVEHDYIGLSERNSSAGGVEGGVLNLKATELRLGLPGSESPHRVEKIGLTLDLLPKSFVSGAKRGFSDANDGGGTWGFAAEGGGSEVNSVKGGGLFSGRGEVASGGSAGQLSGQGNVGKDLAVKAAGQERKVTPKGCGSVGNDSPVAPAAKAQVVGWPPIRSYRKNTMITNPSKVKDDADGIQGQGCLYVKVSMDGAPYLRKVDLKIYKNYKELSSALEKMFSGFTIGWCDSHGIPGREELSENHLMDLLNGSEYVITYEDKDGDWMLVGDVPWAMFTNSCRRLRIMKGSDAIGLVREPLLFIDSQVPVILGRTNPQFPGSHPVSLNRQDHVLGVGGFGRVYKGLISEDLRDGLQPLQVAVKVHDGDNSHQGHREWLVSISNNSIVGSVSSLPIPSSSNAGELDEGLVFMRSC from the exons ATGCAGAGGTTGATGTCGTCGACGGTGGAGCATGATTACATAGGTCTGTCGGAGCGGAACTCCTCTGCCGGCGGAGTCGAGGGAGGGGTTCTGAACCTCAAGGCCACGGAACTCAGGTTGGGGCTGCCTGGGTCGGAGTCGCCCCACCGCGTGGAGAAGATCGGGCTCACCCTGGATTTGCTCCCCAAGAGCTTCGTCTCCGGTGCCAAGAGGGGGTTCTCCGACGCCAACGATGGGGGCGGGACGTGGGGATTTGCCGCCGAAGGTGGCGGATCTGAAGTGAACTCGGTAAAAGGTGGCGGCTTGTTTTCGGGGAGAGGGGAGGTTGCGTCCGGTGGCAGTGCAGGGCAGCTTTCTGGGCAAGGGAATGTGGGGAAGGACCTAGCGGTGAAAGCGGCTGGGCAGGAGCGGAAGGTCACCCCGAAGGGCTGTGGTTCTGTTGGGAATGATAGTCCGGTAGCTCCTGCAGCGAA AGCACAGGTGGTTGGTTGGCCACCAATCCGTAGTTATCGGAAGAATACTATGATTACAAATCCATCTAAGGTTAAAGATGATGCTGATGGAATACAAGGGCAAGGGTGTCTTTATGTGAAGGTTAGCATGGATGGAGCTCCTTATCTGAGGAAAGTTGATCTCAAAATATACAAAAACTATAAGGAACTTTCATCAGCACTTGAGAAAATGTTCAGCGGCTTCACAATTG GTTGGTGTGATTCTCATGGAATACCAGGCAGAGAGGAGTTATCTGAGAATCATTTGATGGATCTCCTGAATGGTTCTGAGTATGTCATTACTTATGAAGACAAGGATGGAGACTGGATGCTTGTCGGTGATGTGCCATGGGC GATGTTCACAAACTCATGCAGGAGGTTGAGGATCATGAAAGGTTCAGATGCTATTGGACTCG TCAGGGAGCCTCTGTTATTTATTGATTCACAAGTACCTGTTATTTTG GGAAGAACAAACCCACAATTTCCTGGTTCACATCCAGTTTCTCTTAACAG gcAGGATCATGTTTTGGGTGTTGGAGGATTTGGTAGAGTTTACAAAGGTTTGATCAGTGAAGATCTCAGGGATGGGCTGCAACCCCTTCAAGTAGCAGTGAAAGTCCATGATGGTGATAACAGTCATCAAGGTCATAGGGAATGGCTGGTATCCATCTCCAATAACTCAATTGTTGGTTCTGTCTCATCGCTTCCGATTCCTTCGTCAAG TAATGCTGGTGAACTTGATGAAGGACTTGTTTTTATGAGGTCTTGTTAA
- the LOC122056458 gene encoding uncharacterized protein LOC122056458 translates to MVELSLLASTGLPSAILYQDHQGLYKTPPKEFHSGLSFNGRKQDAAKSGSVQFDVHQSEELLHPMPMLLGSNQSLRISPMIRQTVLMDVQDSHTNSVLFSLGIAEKCIRNEKIMELLRSRSKFTEGKDLDVSLLSEVMGLHDVAIDMLSPRHVLMDDKFSLYNAEMNDQDHPLHILKQIYAPEFQLDFGRNLSDTLYYREDQDGQLLFPDNPAKIEDLLSIVSKFNLPKRSPIGSKKSLLVPYFTRRGRRRSQAQKQVTPATVAPVKSSEVPKQKPMSKKKKRSTERDLYQRNSFHAFESLLSVLLNGSCSTSLVSLKKSGPEISQVLTKISAAIAGTGLAIIFSVAYTVACGRVALGASRVLSTGCGLGLFWLSWAINGLRDTLVYLSKSSGKSNLKEEEVASMVKRSMNEILFRTMALVAVTALKFA, encoded by the exons GAATTTCATTCTGGGTTGTCATTTAATGGTAGAAAACAAGATGCAGCAAAATCTGGTTCTGTTCAGTTTGATGTGCACCAGTCTGAGGAATTACTTCATCCAATGCCTATGTTATTGGGGAGCAATCAATCTTTGAGGATATCTCCAATGATTAGACAAACTGTTCTTATGGATGTCCAAG ATTCACACACTAATTCAGTGCTGTTCAGTTTGGGAATTGCAGAGAAGTGCATAAGAAATGAAAAGATCATGGAATTATTAAGGTCTAGATCTAAGTTTACTGAAGGTAAAGACTTGGATGTGTCTTTGCTTTCAGAAGTAATGGGTCTTCATGATGTGGCTATCGACATGTTATCTCCTCGCCATGTACTTATGGATGACAAATTTTCTCTTTATAACGCTGAGATGAATGATCAGGACCATCCTCTGCATATATTGAAACAGATTTATGCACCAGAATTTCAGTTGGACTTTGGTAGGAACTTGTCTGATACTTTATACTATAGGGAGGATCAAGATGGACAGCTTCTGTTCCCGGACAATCCAGCTAAAATAGAAGATCTTCTATCAATTGTCTCAAAGTTTAATCTGCCAAAAAGATCGCCAATTGGCAGTAAAAAGTCATTGCTGGTCCCGTACTTCACAAG AAGGGGTAGACGACGCTCTCAAGCACAAAAACAGGTGACGCCGGCAACCGTTGCTCCTGTGAAAAG CTCTGAAGTCCCTAAGCAGAAACCCATGAGTAAGAAAAAGAAACGATCAACAGAACGAGACCTTTATCAGAGGAACTCATTTCATGCCTTTGAAAGCCTTCTTTCTGTTCTCCTGAATGGAAGCTGCAGCACATCCTTGGTTTCACTAAAGAAATCAGGCCCCGAGATAAGCCAAGTACTCACCAAAATTTCTGCTGCCATTGCTGGTACCGGCCTTGCCATTATTTTCTCAGTCGCATACACAGTGGCATGTGGAAGGGTGGCTCTGGGTGCTAGCAGGGTTTTGAGTACTGGATGTGGACTTGGTCTCTTCTGGCTTTCGTGGGCGATCAATGGACTGAGGGATACCCTTGTTTATCTCAGCAAAAGCTCAGGCAAGTCGAATCTTAAGGAGGAGGAAGTAGCCAGCATGGTTAAGAGAAGCATGAATGAGATTCTCTTCAGAACCATGGCATTAGTAGCAGTGACAGCGTTGAAGTTTGCATAA